Proteins from a single region of Halalkalibaculum roseum:
- a CDS encoding aspartate aminotransferase family protein, which yields MDIKETINRFHLDVYNRFPITLVKGRGATVWDREGREYIDALAGIAVNSLGHCHPKVVKAIQEQASQLMHISNFYYSEPQSRLVELLADIGNMDRVFLCNSGAEAMEACLKTARKFGQKYQKKGPLITVSNAFHGRTMATISMGMDKYAKGYDPLLSGFNEVPLNDVKALEAAFDEDTLGVVLEPIQGSGGLHIASAEFMEKIQELCDKHEALFIVDEVQTGMGRTGRMFGYDHFKVKPDIVAIAKAMGGGFPIGAMLCRQKVADVMHHGDHGSTYGGNPLACAASHAAIKALLEENLQQEAQIKGEYLMDLLKDKFKHSDKVTDIRGKGLMVGVELSFNGRPVVERMLENGVLSNCTHGNVMRLVPPLVITEEELNNLADVLEEAINTTQ from the coding sequence ATGGATATAAAGGAAACGATCAACCGCTTCCATCTAGATGTATATAACCGATTTCCCATTACCCTTGTGAAAGGTAGAGGAGCAACGGTTTGGGACCGTGAAGGCAGGGAATATATTGATGCCCTTGCCGGAATTGCAGTCAATAGCCTTGGGCACTGTCATCCAAAGGTAGTGAAGGCAATTCAGGAGCAGGCTTCCCAGCTCATGCATATTTCTAATTTCTATTACAGTGAGCCCCAGTCTCGTCTCGTCGAGCTTCTGGCTGATATAGGAAACATGGACCGGGTTTTCCTCTGTAACAGTGGTGCTGAAGCTATGGAAGCTTGCCTGAAAACAGCCCGAAAGTTTGGTCAGAAATATCAAAAGAAAGGACCCTTGATTACGGTAAGTAATGCATTCCATGGCAGAACTATGGCGACTATATCTATGGGCATGGATAAATATGCTAAAGGCTACGATCCATTACTGAGTGGATTTAATGAAGTCCCCTTGAATGATGTCAAGGCTCTGGAAGCGGCATTCGATGAAGATACATTGGGCGTGGTACTTGAACCCATTCAGGGCTCAGGTGGTTTGCATATAGCCTCAGCTGAATTCATGGAAAAGATACAGGAACTCTGTGACAAACATGAAGCGCTCTTCATTGTAGATGAAGTTCAGACCGGCATGGGTAGAACAGGCCGGATGTTTGGATACGACCATTTCAAGGTTAAACCTGATATTGTTGCTATTGCTAAAGCAATGGGGGGAGGATTCCCCATCGGGGCCATGCTTTGCCGGCAAAAAGTCGCCGATGTCATGCATCACGGAGATCACGGTAGTACCTATGGTGGGAATCCCCTGGCCTGTGCGGCGTCCCACGCTGCTATCAAAGCCCTATTGGAGGAGAATCTTCAGCAAGAGGCACAGATAAAAGGTGAATATCTTATGGATCTCCTGAAGGATAAATTTAAACACTCAGACAAAGTAACAGATATAAGAGGTAAGGGACTTATGGTCGGTGTTGAATTGAGTTTTAACGGTCGTCCCGTCGTGGAGCGAATGCTCGAAAATGGTGTTTTGTCCAATTGTACCCACGGAAATGTTATGCGTTTAGTACCGCCGCTGGTAATAACCGAAGAAGAGCTCAACAACCTGGCAGATGTGTTAGAAGAGGCTATTAATACCACCCAATAA